The following are from one region of the Coffea eugenioides isolate CCC68of chromosome 2, Ceug_1.0, whole genome shotgun sequence genome:
- the LOC113759573 gene encoding rust resistance kinase Lr10-like, whose amino-acid sequence MVILNVTRLIFLATLTALGSCKIHDNCTVRRCSDQGPAIRFPFRLKDYQPQHCGFPGFELSCTQSQETVLENPFRVKASLNQTKPPFSVKFVINKIDYESRLLYVSKLDGCLPGLLPKLDLSASLFQIPDFNDYDFSFFKCSSKKWYMIPIPCLSNSSYQVYATQSTDSVRFASLVSCTKMFEIPSVSYALIEPQIPLVLSWSAPNCGYCEAEGKFCRLRKSSSSAGIQCLEIWHAGMVVGPALIVLIGIASYRIFRSKKLKKEDQLKIGQFLEDYEALKPSRYSYSDIKKITGNFSEKLGEGGYGTVYKGQLSNEVFVAVKVLNNSKGGGEDFINEVGTIGQIHHVNIVRLVGYCADGYRGVLVYEFLPNHSLEKFTSSENERNLLGLEKLHNIALGTAKGIEYLHQGCEQRILHFDIKPHNILLDQYFNPKISDFGQAKLCSKEQSAVSMTAARGTMGYIAPEVFSRNFGKVSHKSDVYSFGMLLIEMVGGRKNIKIGGQDNSAEAYFPEWIYNKLDQGEEITIQIDNEDDKITAKKLMIVGLWCIQWYPVDRPSMKAVIQMLESEEPPSMPRNPFGSANEVNKRATMRGGGCVSELKSISESESEEL is encoded by the exons ATGGTAATCCTCAATGTGACCAGGCTAATCTTCTTAGCTACCTTAACTGCTCTAGGGTCCTGCAAAATACATGATAATTGCACAGTGAGAAGGTGCAGCGATCAGGGTCCGGCTATCAGATTCCCCTTCCGATTGAAAGACTATCAACCACAGCACTGTGGCTTCCCTGGATTCGAGCTTTCTTGCACCCAGAGTCAGGAGACTGTGCTGGAGAACCCATTTCGAGTTAAAGCATCCCTCAACCAGACCAAGCCTCCTTTCTCAGTGAAGTTTGTCATCAATAAAATTGATTACGAGTCTCGATTGCTGTATGTATCCAAATTGGATGGCTGCCTTCCTGGGCTGCTTCCCAAACTAGATTTATCTGCATCTCTCTTTCAAATACCAGATTTCAACGACtatgacttttctttttttaaatgttCTTCCAAAAAATGGTACATGATACCTATCCCCTGCCTCAGCAATTCGAGTTACCAAGTTTATGCAACTCAGTCTACTGATTCCGTCCGATTTGCGTCCCTAGTTTCTTGCACGAAGATGTTTGAGATTCCTTCAGTTTCCTATGCCCTCATTGAGCCTCAAATCCCTCTAGTTTTAAGCTGGTCCGCACCAAATTGTGGATACTGTGAGGCAGAAGGCAAGTTCTGCAGATTGAGGAAGAGCAGCAGTTCAGCAGGTATTCAATGCTTGGAAA TTTGGCATGCAGGCATGGTAGTAGGTCCTGCTCTCATTGTATTAATTGGAATTGCCTCCTATCGAATATTTCGCTCCaaaaaactcaaaaaagaaGATCAACTTAAGATCGGacaatttctggaggattacgaggCTCTCAAGCCATCGAGATACTCCTATTCTGATATCAAGAAAATAACTGGAAATTTCAGTGAAAAACTAGGCGAAGGAGGCTATGGAACAGTTTACAAGGGCCAGCTTTCTAACGAAGTTTTTGTAGCTGTTAAGGTCCTCAACAACAGCAAGGGAGGTGGGGAAGATTTCATCAATGAAGTGGGCACCATTGGTCAAATTCACCACGTTAACATTGTTCGATTGGTTGGATATTGTGCTGATGGATACAGAGGAGTTCTTGTCTATGAATTCTTGCCCAACCACTCCCTCGAGAAGTTCACATCTTCAGAGAACGAGAGAAATTTGCTCGGATTGGAGAAGTTGCACAACATTGCTTTGGGCACAGCGAAAGGGATCGAGTACCTTCACCAGGGGTGCGAGCAGCGGATCCTCCACTTTGACATTAAACCTCATAACATCTTGCTAGACCAGTATTTCAATCCAAAAATCTCTGATTTTGGTCAAGCAAAGTTGTGCTCCAAGGAGCAAAGTGCTGTGAGTATGACTGCTGCAAGGGGAACAATGGGATACATTGCACCAGAAGTCTTCTCCAGGAACTTTGGAAAGGTGTCACATAAGTCTGATGTTTATAGCTTCGGGATGTTGTTGATCGAAATGGTTGGAGGTAGGAAAAACATTAAGATTGGAGGTCAAGATAATAGTGCTGAAGCTTATTTTCCGGAGTGGATTTACAACAAATTGGATCAAGGTGaagaaataacaatccaaattGACAACGAGGATGATAAGATTACAGCAAAGAAACTAATGATTGTAGGGCTGTGGTGCATTCAGTGGTATCCTGTTGATCGGCCCTCCATGAAAGCTGTGATTCAAATGCTTGAATCAGAAGAGCCTCCTTCCATGCCAAGAAATCCTTTTGGCTCGGCAAACGAAGTAAACAAGAGAGCCACAATGCGTGGAGGCGGCTGTGTCAGTGAACTGAAAAGCATATCTGAATCTGAATCAGAAGAGTTGTGA
- the LOC113762583 gene encoding rust resistance kinase Lr10-like gives MAFCRNHMSSNFSSPTNNYSYLLVGDHKVSVLNDSCAVNMAAWVTEDFGGRKAYTSLAGLYDALAYGFLLDWEGIYCQQCSSGFCDRDVNDSIRCSPKYLQCELLHPSTFRPTFECLKEIWYQKVEFLNQNTAISRELGILIGMCLAGRFLLGVPFLFALIIYKIRRSHLSMYENIEDFLQSPNNLMPVRYAYSDIRKMTNNFNDKLGEGGYGTVFKGKLRSGPLVAVKMLGKSKANGQEFISEVAHHANVVRLIGFCFEGSKRALVYEFMPNGSLEKYIFRKETETTSLSCEKLFDIALGIAKGIDYLHRGCEMQILHFDIKPHNILLDEHFAPKLSDFGLAKLYPTENSIVSLTAARGTLGYMAPELYYKNIGGVSYKADVYSFGMLLLEMAGKRKNLNPLVDQRSQIYFPSWVYDQLSKGNSIEMGDASEDERKMLKKMILVALWCIQMKPINRPSMNKVIEMLEGDGELLEMPPKPFQNPDEMPAPEAEDGGNDAEETTDFPQLQLDRVDSSDMSMDQD, from the exons ATGGCATTCTGCAGAAATCATATGTCTTCCAACTTTTCATCACCAACGAATAACTATTCTTACCTTTTAGTTGGAGACCATAAAGTATCTGTACTGAATGATTCCTGTGCTGTCAACATGGCTGCTTGGGTCACAGAGGACTTTGGTGGAAGAAAAGCTTATACTTCTCTTGCGGGTCTTTATGATGCTCTTGCCTATGGATTTTTGCTTGATTGGGAGGGCATCTATTGCCAACAGTGCAGCAGTGGTTTTTGTGATCGTGACGTGAATGATTCTATCCGTTGCTCACCTAAATATTTGCAGTGCGAGCTCCTTCACCCAAGTACATTCAGGCCCACGTTCGAAT GTCTTAAGGAGATATGGTACCAGAAAGTTGAGTTTTTAAATCAAAACACCG CAATTAGCAGAGAATTAGGAATTCTCATTG GAATGTGTCTGGCAGGGAGATTTTTATTGGGTGTCCCATTCCTGTTTGCATTAATAATCTACAAAATAAGAAGGTCGCACTTGTCTATGTATGAAAACATTGAAGACTTCTTACAGAGTCCAAACAATCTCATGCCAGTTAGGTACGCATATTCAGACATAAGAAAGATGACCAATAATTTCAATGACAAATTGGGTGAAGGAGGCTATGGgactgttttcaaaggaaagcTTCGAAGTGGTCCACTGGTAGCGGTAAAAATGCTGGGCAAATCCAAGGCCAACGGGCAGGAGTTTATCAGTGAGGTCGCTCACCATGCTAATGTGGTAAGGCTGATTGGCTTCTGCTTTGAAGGCTCCAAAAGGGCTCTTGTCTATGAATTCATGCCTAACGGGTCTCTTGAGAAATATATCTTCCGAAAAGAAACAGAGACAACATCCTTGAGTTGTGAAAAGCTGTTCGACATTGCTCTTGGGATTGCCAAAGGAATTGATTATTTACATCGCGGCTGTGAGATGCAAATTTTGCATTTTGATATCAAGCCTCACAACATTCTTCTAGATGAGCATTTTGCTCCTAAACTTTCTGACTTTGGACTTGCAAAATTGTATCCAACAGAGAATAGTATTGTGTCCCTGACAGCTGCAAGAGGTACGTTGGGATACATGGCCCCAGAGTTGTACTACAAAAATATTGGAGGAGTCTCGTACAAAGCAGACGTATACAGCTTTGGAATGCTGCTGCTGGAAATGGctgggaaaaggaaaaatctgaaCCCTTTAGTGGACCAGAGGAGCCAGATATACTTCCCTTCATGGGTTTATGATCAGCTGAGCAAAGGAAACAGTATTGAGATGGGAGATGCCTCAGAAGATGAAAGAAAGATGTTGAAGAAGATGATCCTGGTAGCATTGTGGTGCATACAGATGAAGCCAATCAATCGTCCTTCTATGAACAAAGTCATAGAAATGCTTGAAGGAGATGGTGAACTCTTAGAAATGCCTCCTAAGCCCTTCCAAAATCCAGACGAAATGCCTGCACCTGAGGCTGAGGATGGTGGAAATGATGCAGAAGAGACGACTGATTTCCCACAGCTACAACTAGATCGTGTAGATTCAAGTGATATGAGTATGGATCAAGATTAA